The following nucleotide sequence is from Deinococcus planocerae.
CCTCTCGGGGGAGCTGGAGACGCGGGTGGCCGAGCGGACCGCCGAGCTGCGGCGCCAGGGAGGGGCGCTCGACGCCGCCAACGCCGAGCTGCGGGCGCTGTCTGCGGCGCTGGAGACCCAGGTGCGCGAGCGCACCGCCGCCCTGGAGGCCAGCCACGCGCAGCTCGCGCACCTGGCGCAGCACGACGCCCTGACCGGCCTGCCCAACCGCGCCCTGCTCGAAGACCGCCTCACGCGGGCGACGGCGCACGCGGCGCGGCACGGGGGCCTGCTCGCGGTGCTGTTCGTGGACCTCGACGGGTTCAAGTTCGTGAACGACACGCTGGGGCACCGCCCGGGCGACGAGGTGCTCACCGAGGTCGCGCGCCGTCTCACCGGGGCCGTGCGGGGCTGCGACACGGTGGCGCGGTTCGGCGGGGACGAGTTCGTGGTGCTGCTCCACGACCTGGCGCGCGAGGAGGACGCCGCGGCCATCGCGGGCCGGATGCTCGCCACCTTCGCGCAGCCCTTCGCCCTGAGCGAGCACGAGGTGCGGGTGACGGCCTCGGTCGGCGTGAGCCTCTCGCCCCGCGACGGGGTGGAGCCCGCCGAGCTGCTGCGGCACGCCGACGTCGCCATGTACCAGGCCAAGCGGCATGGCAAGAACGCGGTGCGCTTCTTCTCGCCGGAGATGAACGCCGCCGCCCGCGCGCGCGCCGACCTGGAAACGAGCCTGCGCGGCGCCCTGGCGCGCGGGGAGTTCGCGCTGCACTACCAGCCGCAGTTCGGCCCCGGGGGCGAGGTGTGCGGCTTCGAGGCGCTGCTGCGCTGGACCCATCCCGACCTCGGCCCGGTGTCCCCCGCCACGTTCGTCGGGGTCGCGGAGGACGCGGGATTGATCGTGCCCATCGGGACCTGGGTGCTCGGTGAGGCCTGCCGCCAAAATGCCGCGTGGCAGCGCGAGGGGCTGCCCCCCGTGCGGGTCGCGGTGAACGTCTCGCCCGCGCAGTTCGCCCGCGAGGACTTCGTGAGCGTGGTGCGCGCCGCCCTGCAAGGGCACGGGCTGGAGGGGCGCTGGCTGGAAGTGGAACTCACCGAGAGGCTCGTCGTGCAGGACGTGGAGGCCACCGCGCGCAAGATGGCCGAGCTGCGCGCCCTGGGGGTGGGCGTGTCCGTCGACGACTTCGGCGCGGGGCATTCCGCCCTGGCCTACCTGCTGCGCCTTCCGGTCAGCGGCCTGAAGATCGACCGGGCCTTCGTGCGTGACCTGGGGGAGGTGCCCGGCGCCGAGCGCGTGGTGGGCGCCATCGTGGCCCTCGCGCACGCGCTGGGGCTGGAGGTCGTCGCCGAGGGTGTGGAGACGGCGGCCCAGCTCCGCCGCCTGCACGCCCTGGACTGTGAGCGCACCCAGGGCTTCTTGCAGGGTCGTCCGGCCCCCGCCGCCGAGGCCCGCGAGCGGCTGGTCGCGGCGAGCGGGTGGGCCGCGGTCACCGGGCCGCTCGGCAGGTGACCCGCTCCAGCCGGGCAGAGGCCCGCACCCACCCGGGCTCCGGCAGCTCGGGCTCGCGACTCGGGAAAAGACCCTCCGGGACGAAGTTCTGACACCCCATCGGCGGCGGGGCGACGAGGCGTCCCGACCCGCCGTTCCGTCGCCTTCCGGCAGGGTTCGGCGCAGAGTCCGGGGGGCCGCCCCAGGGTCGGGGCCGTCGTCAGGAGACGCTCCACCTGCCGCGCCGGTCGAAGTGGATCGTCCCGAACACGCCCGGCGGGCCACCGGCCACCAGCACCGGCCAGCCGTCGGTGGTCCCCCCTCCCGCGGACGAGTGCGCCCGGGCCGTCGGAGTCGGGATCGGAGGCGTCCTGGGAGTCCGGCTGCCGGGCGGTCCGGGGGGCCACGAGGTTCCGCGTCCCGCCGACCATCCGGTCCGGCCCGCCCGCCCAGCCCAGGCGCGGATGCTGCCGGGGTGGGCCCACACCCCGCGCCGCGGGCCGCCGGAACGGACCTTCGGGGCCACGCGGGACTCCACCGGTCGGGTCACGGCGGGCGTGCGGGAAGCCCCACGGGCCGAGCCCCCCGCCCTACACTGCCCCTGTGACCCAACCTGGCCTGGACGAACAGATCGCCGCCCTGCGCGCCGCCCTCCCCACCCCCGAGGCGGTGGCCGCCGAGCTGGACCGCGAACTCACGGCCTTCGCGGAGAGCCTGCGCGCCGCCGAGCCCCACTGGCACGCCCCCATGCCGGGGCGCACCTGGACGCCCGCCCAGGAGGCCGAACACACCATCCTCGTCAACGAGGGCACCGCCCGCGTGGTGCGGCTGCTCCTCTCCGACAAACCCCTGCGCGAGACCCCCGGGCAGGAGGGCCGCACGGAGAACGGTCGCCGCCTCGCCCCCCAGGGGACCGAACCCGGGCCGGGGGAGGACCTCGCCACGCTGCTGGCCCGAAATGAGGCGACCCGTCCCCTGCTCGCGGGGGTGCGGGCCGGGCCGAATCCGGCGCGCACGTTCCACCACCCCTTCCTGGGGCCAATCGACGCGCTCGACTGGCTGCGGATGGCCGCCGCCCAGACCCGGCACCACCGCACGACGCTGCGGGCGGGGCTCGACCGCCTGAGCGCAGGTGGGCACGCGGCGGAGTGAAGGCCCCGCCAGGGAGCGGACGGGCCCCAGCCTGCGGGCCGCGCGACACGACCGAGCCCGCGCCGTCCCGAACGAGGTCGTCCTCACCGCGACCCGGCCCTTCGCGGCGCCGTCTCGCACGAAGGGGGCCAGACCACCCGCCGGACCTCGGGTTCGGGCACCTGGGACCCCGGCGTGATTCTTCACCGACGCTCACCGCGGGCCCGGGTCGGGCGTAAGGTGGGCCCATGCGTCAGGCTTCAGAGGATCGGCGGCTTCTCCCTCCCCCCGGGTCCGCGGGGCGCACATGACCGCCTGGCCGGTGCAGGAGGGCGTCTTCGAGCTCGGCGACCTCCCCGTCGAGCGCGGCGGCGTCATTCGTGGGGCCCGGCTGGCCTGGCAGACCCACGGCGCCCTCAGCCCCGCCCGCGACAACGTGATCGTCTACCCGACGAGCTACACCGCCACCCACCACACCCAGAGCTGGCTCATCGGCCCCGGCGGCATCCTCGACCCCGAGCGGTACTTCATCGTCATCCCGGACATGTTCGCAGGTGGTCTGTCGTCGGGGGCCGACGACACGCCCGACTACCCCGAGGTGGTCACGCTGCGCGACAACGTGCTCGCCCAGTCCCGGCTGCTCGGGGAGGTCTTCGGGGTGGAGCAGGTGGCCGCCGTCTACGGCTTCTCGATGGGCGCCATGCAGGCCTACCACTGGGCCGCCCTCTTCCCCGAACGGGTCGAGCGGGCCATCGTGGTGTGCGGGAGCGCGCGCACGGCCCTGCACAACCGCGTGTTCCTCTCCGGGCTGCTCAGGACGCTGGAGGCGGCCCCCGAGCATCTGGGACGGGGCCGCTTCTCGGCGGAGCCCCGGGCGGCGCTGCGGGCCTTCGCGCACATCTACGCGGGGTGGGGGCTGAGCCAGGACTTCTACCGCGCGGAGCTGTTCCGCACCGCCCTGGGCCACCCCGACCTGGAGACGTTCCTGCGCGCCGAGTGGGAGGAGGGGTTCGCGGGGTGCCGGGCGGCGAACCTGTACGCCCAGGCGGTGAGCTGGCTGCACGGCGACATCAGCGCGGGCGACCGCTACGGCGGGGACCTGGGCCGGGCGCTGGCGGCCATCCGGGCGCGGGTGCTGCTGCTGCCCGGCGAGACCGACCTGTACTTCCGGGTGGCGGACAATGCGGCGGAGCTGCCCCACCTGCGGTCCGGGGAACTGCGGCCCATCCCCGGCATCTGGGGGCACCGGGCCGGGAGCCCGGCGGGTCTTCCCGAGGAGTCCGCCTTTCTGAGGGAGGCGGTCCGGGACTGGCTGGCGGGTTGAGGGCCGCACCCGCCACGCCGCCGGCTGTCAGAAGGGTGTCAGTCGGGCCCGGGTAACTTGCGGCATGGTCACCTACCGCATCTTCGTGGAGGCGGACACCGAGGCGCGAGACGAACTCTGCTCCCTGCTGAGCAGCGCTCCCTCGGGGACCGTCGTGAAACAAAAATTCGCTGCCAGGCCGGTCCGCTTCGGGGAGGACCTGTACGACCAGCTCGACGTGGTGTTGGCGGGTCAGCACGCCGCCGAACTCAGCACCTGGCTGAAACGGCGCTACACCACCGACATGCAGAGAATCGGCTGAACGCCAGGCCAGGAGGCCGTCATCACCCGGAGGTGGAGTGATGAGGCAGCCCGAGGGCGGCGCCATCTCGCTGGCCTACGCCGAAAAGGTCCCGGCGCCCGGATGGCCCAGCCTCTCGGCGTGACCTCCCGGTCGTCTCCCGCTCTGGCTCAGCCCGGACGGTCACGGGCATTGTCTGGAGACGTAACGGCGCGGCGCAAACATTCAGGACATGGACGTGGAGGTCAAGCTCAAGTCCAGGGGGTCTAAGGTAGCCTCGTCGCCTGCCGGGTGCTCCGCTCTGCGAATAGGATTCCCCGGTCCGCTCCTGACCACGCCCACACTGGGGCGCCCTCACGGCGCGCGGCATTGCCCTTCGCGCTGGCCCTGCACGCGGTTGTCTCTCCACTCCGGCACGCGGGTGTTGTTCTCGCATTCGAGGTCGCCGTTCACCGTCACGCGTTCGAGTCGCACCGTGCCGGTGTTGAGCTTGAGTTCCACGTCGCCCTCCACCCGGGTGTTGCTCATGACGACGTGTCTGCCGCGTTCGGCGTCCACGTCACCGCGCACCACGCTGCCCGTCAGGACCAGCGCCCGGAAGCCGTCCTCGCCCTGCACGTCGCCGCCCACCTCGCTGTTGCGCAGGGTCACCTGCCCGTCTCGCGCCACCTCCACGTCACCCGACACGCGGGTGTTCACCAGGATGCAGTTGGCTCCGGCCCGCACCGTCACGTCCCCGTTCACCGTGCGCCCCGAGAGAGTCCCCGCACAGGTCACGCCAGCGTTCTGCGCCCGCGCGGCGGGGACGATGAGCGGCCAGAGCGTCAGGGCACACAGCAGGAGACGGGTCATGGCCTCACCGTAAACGCCAGACTTCTGGCGCTCCCTGGAAAACGGTGGACGTTTGTTCACAGAGGAGACCGGCGGGGGAGAAGCCGGACTCGGCTCAGCTCGCCGTGCCGTGCGGAGCCGACCTGCGCGCTGTGCCCGGAGCGCGCGCAGGCTGGTGCGTCCGATGCCGGGCATCCGCGCGAATGCACCGAGGCTGGCCGTGGGACGCGAGACGAGCAGCCGCGTGAGGGCGCCGGGGGGACGGCTTCCGGCGTTCAGGCGCTGGCGAGGTGTTCACCCAGGGGACGCGCACAGGGGCGTCCGCCCCCGAATGCGTGGACAGACCGGCAAGAGACCGTTCGTCCCAGACACCGGAAACGACCGATTTTCACTGCCCCGCCACCCGGAGGCGTGCGCCGGGTGGCCCCGGTCGGGCAGGTGAGGCCACGCGCGCGGGGCAGGCGCCGTATCGTGCGGGGGTGGACACCCCAGGAGTCTGGACCCGGGTACGGGCCTTTACCCGCGGCGAGCGGGACGCCGAGACGCTGTATGCCTACCGCCGGGCGGGCGCGCAGGTTCACCCCCTGCTCGACGCCGCCGAACGCCGCCGCTTCGACCTCACCCTCAGCGGCACGAGTCCCTTCGCCGTGGAGCGCAACGTCGGGTTGGAGCTCGCCTGCGCCTGGAACGCCTTCGCCCTCCAGACGCTCGGGGACAAGATGCTGGAGGCCGACGAGGCCGCCGATCCCGACACCGTGGGCTTCGTGCCGCCCGTGACCTTCGATCAGGTGCAGGGCTACTACACCGAGGTGGGGCGCTGGCTGGGCTACGCGAGTCAGGCCGGGCACGACCCGGAATTCGAGCTGCCCGCCGGGGCCCTGCCCGCCCGGCTGCCGGACTGGTCGCCGGTCGAGCCCTGCCCCAGGCCGCACCTCGACGCGATGATCGCGGCCCTCGACGCCATGCGCCTGCACGCCGAGGCCGCCATGCACCACCTCGAAAAGGCGACGCCCGCGGGAGACGCCGCGAGGCTGGCCCGGCTGCGCGGCCAGTTTGCGGGGGCGCTGTCCACGGCGACCTACGTGTCGGGGATGTACCGCCCGGCGCCTCGCTGGCCCTGCACGAGCGGATCGAGGAGCAGGCGAAAGGCGCCACCGAGGCGCTCTACCGGGTGGGGCAACTCATCAGCTACCCCGCGCTGCTCGTCGAGGGGCCGCGCGCCGCTTCGCCCAGGCAGGCCGGGGGCAAGGGCCCCTTCCTGCGCACGCCCCTGCCGGGTGAGCCGGGCTTCGATCCCTGGGCGATGACCGACCCGAACAGCGTGGGCTTTTTGCGGGGGGACCCCGACGCCCGGCGGGTGATCGACGAGATGTGGGCGCTCGACCCCGACCCGGCGGCGAGCGTGGCCCTGTGGGACGAGATTCGCCGGGCGGTCGAGACGGGCGGCGCGCGGGTGGCGAGAGACCCGCAGGGCCAGCCCCTGGGCTTTTTCTTCTGCACGCCGTACTGCGCGGTCTACGAGGCGACCCGGCCGCTGGTGATCGGGGACACGCCCATTCGCACAGGCCAGCGCTTCACCTTCGAGCGGGCGGCGGAGGGCGTGCGCATCGGCTATCCCTTCAAACGGGAGATCGTGGTGGGCAGCTTCCAGACGGGCGCCGCCATCGACTACTGCGACCCCGACCAGCCCCCACCCCACGACGAGTGAGGGCCCCCGGGGGAGGGCGCCTCCGCCCAGCCTCCCCCGCCGTGCCGGTCACGGCTGGCCGCTGATGGCGATCAGGGTGGTGTTCCCCTCGCGGGTGGCGTGGTACTGCAAGAGGTCGCCTTCCCGGTTCAGGAAGGCCGAGTAGCTGCCGGGCAGGGCGTCGTCGGTGAGCTGCCGGTAGCCCGCTCGCCGGAAGGGGCCGAGCAGCGCCCGGGGCTGCCAGCCGGGCAGGCGGTACTGCTCGATGCGGCTCTCGCCCCGCCGCACCTCGGCCCGGTAGCTCCGACTGTAGGTGGGGCACTCCGGGGCCAGTCCCCCGGGCAGGGGAGCCAAGCCGTTCCAGAGGGTGCCGGGGCGCCCGATGCAGTAGAGGTCACCCTGCCAGCGACGCTCGACCGTGAACCACCCCCCCAGGCCGAGGAGCCCCACGAGCACCCCGGCCACGACGGCGGGCGCCGGCCTCATTCGCGCACGTGGTCCACCGCTCCACCGATCAATCCCGTGATGTGCGCGTCGAGCAGGCGGTAGTAGGCGACGCGCCCCTCCTTGCGGAAGGTCACCAGCCGGTGGGCGCGGAGCAGCCGGAGCTGGTGGCTGACCGCGCTCTCGCTGATGCCCACCACCGCCGCGAGGTCGCACACACACAGCTCCTCGACGTTGAGCGCGCTCAGAATCCGGAAGCGGGTGGGGTCGGCGACGACCTTGAGCAGGGTGGTGGCGTCTTCCACGCACTGCGCGCCCGGCAGGGCGGCGCGGACGCGGGCGACCGCCCCCGGGTGGACGCAGGTGGCCTCACACCCGTCGCCCTGAGAGGCGGTGCTCGTCTCCCGACCAGAGCGCGGGGCGGCGGGGCGCACCGTCACCGCGTCACCCCTGGCGCGGGCGTTCTCGCCGCGCCCGTGCTCAGCCATGCTGGGGCACAGGCCGACCGACCGGGGGCGGGGGCGGGGGCGGGGGGGAGGACTGGGGGCCGCCCCCGCCCTTCCAGCGCAGCAGGCGCAGGGCGTTGGCCGTGACGAGGGCGGTCGCGCCGGTGTCGGCGAGAATCGCCATCCAGAGGTTGGTGGAGCCGAGCAGGGTGGTGACCAGGAAGATCAGCTTGAGGCCCAGGGCGAAGGCGATGTTCCACCGGATGTTGTGCAGGGTGGCCCGCGACAGCCGCACGAGGTCGGCCACGCCCGTCACGCGCTCTCCCAGCAGGGCCGCGTCGGCGGTTTCCAGGGCCACGTCGGTGCCGCCGCCCATCGCGACGCCCACGTCCGAGCGCGCCAGGGCCGGGGCGTCGTTGATCCCGTCCCCGACCATCGCCACCCCGCCGCGCGCCCTCAGGTCCGCCACGAGACGCAGCTTGTCCTCCGGCAGCAACTCCGCGTGCACGTCCAGCCCGAGGTCGCGCGCGATGGCCTGGCCGGTGCGGGCGTTGTCGCCGGTCAGCATGACCGTGTTCACGCCGAGGCGGCGAAGCTGCTCGACGGCCTCCCGGGCGTCAGGGCGGGGCTCGTCGCGCAGGGCGATGACGCCCAGCGGCGCCGCGCCGTCGAGCAGCACCACGGCGGTGCGGCCCTGTTCCTCGAAGGTCTGGACCGCGGCCCGGAGGTCGGCGGGCAGGGGCGTCCGGGGGGCGGCGTGCCGGGGCGAGGAGACGCTGAGGAAGCGGCCCTCCACCGGCGCGGTCACGGCCCTGCCGGGGAGGGCCTGCGCGTCCGTCGCGGCGGGCAGGGTGAGCTGCGCCGCCCTCGCGGCGTCGGTGATCGCCCTGGCGAGCGGGTGGCTGCTCCCCGACTCCACGGCGGCGGCGAGGCGCAGCACCTCGTTCCGGTCGCGGCCCACCACGTCGGTCACGCGCGGCCTCCCGGCGGTCAGGGTCCCGGTCTTGTCGAAGGCGACCGTCTTCACGCTCCCGATGCTCTCCAGGGCCGCGCCGCCCTTGATCAGCAGGCCCCGCCGGGTCCCGGCGCTGATGCCGCTCGTGATGGCGGCGGGCACGCTGAGCACCAGCGCGCAGGGGCAGCCGATCAGAAGCAGGGCGAGGCCCTTGTAGAGCCAGGGAGCCCAGGCCGCACCGAGAAGCAGCGGAGGAACGACGGCGACGAGCGCCGAGACGGCCACCACCCCGGGGGTGTAGAACCGGCTGAAGCGGTCGATGAAGCGCGCGGTCCTCGCCCGGCTGCCCTCCGCCGCCTCGACGAGGTGGACGATGCGGGCGATGGTGTTGTCGTGGGCGGCCCGGTCCACCCGGACGGTCAGCCCGCCGCCCTGGTTGATGCTGCCCGCGTAGACCGAATGGCCGGCGCCCTTCACGACCGGGACGCTCTCGCCCGTCACCGGGCTGTCGTCGAGGCTGGAGGTGCCCGAGAGGATGGTCCCGTCGGCGGGGACGCGGGCCCCCGGGTTGACCTGCACGGTCTGACCGACGGCGAGCGAGTCGGCGGGCACCTCGCGGGTCTGACCGCTCTCCACGAGCAGGGCGCTCTTGGGCGCCAGCGCGGCGAGCGCCCGAATACCCGCCCGCGCCCGCCCCGCGGCGATCCCCTCCAGCAGCTCCCCGACCGCGAAGAAGAACACGACGACGGCCCCCTCGGCGGCCTCCCCCATCAGCACCGCGCCGATGGCCGCGAGGCTGACGAGCAGGTTGATGGAGAAGGGGTCCCCGAGGCGGGCGCTCGCGTAGGCCTTCCGGGCGAGCGGCCACACGCCGATCAAGGTCGCGGCGACGTACCCGAAGGTGGCGAGCCCGGGCTCGGTGAAGCCGAGCAGCCACGCGAGGGCGAGCAGCACGCCCGAGGTCACGACCATTCGGCCCTGCCCGGTGGCGTACCAGGGCTGGCCGGGCCTCGGCGCCTCGTGGACGTGCCCGGCGTGGTCGTGCAGCCCCGGGATGGCCTGCGCCGCTGGCGCCGTGGACGGGCTCAACCGGGAGGGCGTGTAGCCGAGGGCCTGAAGGTTGCGCTCCAGGGTGGCGCGAGGGGTCTGGTGCTCGTCCAGAGCCAGGCTGAGCGTCTGCCTGTTGAAGCTGGTCCTGACCTCGGCGGCGCCCGGCAGGGTGGCGACCATCCGCTCGACCTTCTGGACGCAACTGGCGCAGTCCATGCCGTCCACGAAGTAGTCGAGCCGGGAACGGGGGGAACTCATGGCCCGAGTATACCTGAGCGGTTGCTCATATGTCGGGACGAAAGAGGGTGGGCCTGCGGTGGCGGGCGGTCTGCCCCGCCGAGGGGCGTGGGCGGCTCGGTCGACCCACCCGGCCCCCGCCGCCTGCTCCTGTGTCGCCGTGCAGGAAGGGCGGGGCAGGCAAAGACCCCCACGCGGGGTGGGGGCTGGGAAGGACGGGGTGAGAACGGCTTTTTCCCTGGAAGCCTCCTCTACTGGAAGACCACCGTGTCTTCCGTCGTGGAAGAGAGTCCGGAGTCGTCCGTCGCCACGGCACGAATTCGGTAGACACCGCTCGGGGGGTTTTGCCAGACGAAGGAGAAGGGCGATCCTGTCACCTCACCGATTTTGAACACGGGCTCGGTGACGATTCGCCTGGCATAGAACTCGACTTTCACCACGCTGCCGTCCGCGTCCGAGGCGTCTACGGAGAGCGTCAGGGGCTGTCCGGCGGGGGCGAACGTGGGAAGCTCAGGGTTGAAAGCCACTGTGGGCGCCACATCCCCCACCCGCGACCTGCGGTAGACCTCGATGGCCGAGAAGTTGGCGATGGCCGTCCCTGTGCTCGCCACGTTCAACACGCCGTCATTCACAGTGAGATTGATCGGCCCCAGCCGCTTCCACTGTCCGGTTTCACTGGGATCGAAGCGCCCGACCGTCTGGCCTTCCATCTGAATATCGTAGGAGGTCGCATCTTCAGCACGTACCCACAGGTAGATGCTCAGAGGAGCGTTGGGGACAGGGAGGTTCACTTCCAGTCCGCCCTGACGTGAGAGGGCGCTGCGGACCAGCGCCTCCCGGTTGGGCTCGGGGGGGGGGAGCAGTGGCACGCTGGCGGGCAGGACCGTCGCGGTGCCGTTCGTCGTGATCCCCGCGTTGCCGCCAGCCGAGAAGTTCGGGCCGAAGAACAATGGCTCGTAGCTCTGAATCTGCACGTCCGGTCCGCCGAGGTTAATGGCACGCAGTACCGGTAGGGCAGAGCTTCCGGAGAAGAAGGTCGCCCTTTGTTCGGTGGAAGTCGCCACGGCTCCCTGATCATCTACGGCCCGGGCGGTGAAGGATTCCTGTGCGGTGGTGTCCGCATCGATATTGCGAGGAATAAGAAGGGTATAGGGTGCCGTGGTGTCCTCGCTCAGCTTCCTATCGCCGATGTAAAACTCCACCCTGGCAATCTTGCCGTCAGGGTCCGAGGCATCGGCCCTAAGGAGAATGTTGTTGTCGTCCACGAAGGTGTTGGGATAAGAGCCCTCATCGTTAGGGATTGTGGGCGTCAACACCCCGTTCTCGATGGGCCTGAGGGTCACGGTCGGCGCCTGATTGACGGGCGGGGGTGGAGGCGGCGTCCCGACGGGTTCGATGACAAGGTAGTCGACGATGGCGTTGCGGTCCTTGCCCCGACCCTCGTACAGATCGTTGATGAACGACAGGTTGAACACCTGTCCCGGCTTCAGGTCGAACTCCCCGAACTTCCGGTTGACATACGTCGCCGAATCCAACGTCGCCACCGCCAGCCGTCGCTGGGCCGCGTCGTTGAGGTCCACGGTCGGCCAACCCTTGTAGTTCTCACCCTTCCCGCGGACCGAGACGGTGTACCGTCCGGCTTTGACGCTGCCCGGGACGACGAAACGCACGTTGTCGTTGGTGCCCAGCAGAATGACGGCCTTGCCGCCGGAGGCATTGGGATCGTTGATGATCCGGCCACCGTTGCGGGGATCGGCGACGGTCTGCGGGGTGGTGAAGGCCTGGATCGTGCCGGCCTCGGCCTCGAACTGCAAGTCGTTGGAGGCCGTCGGCGTGGAGGCCTGTTGACTGCACGCCGCCAGCGTCAGGCTGAGCAGCACCAGCCCGGCGTGGCGCCTCATCTGAAACTCAGAGGGGGTGGCACCTTGATCCCGTCGTCTTTGAATCATCTCATTCCCCTTTCCCAGTCCACAAGACGGCGCGGAGCGCCAAAGGCCCGTGGACTCATCTGTTGTGGAGCTGTCCTCATATTACTCGAGAAGAGAAGAACTTCACAGAAATGGCGACTTCATGAAGGCTGGCCGGATCGGCGGGGCAGGCCAAATTGCGTCGTGGGATGGGGTCCGGTGGCGCCGGGGGTACTGAGCGGCGCTGGGTGAAGGTTGACCTCCCCTGAGAACGACCACCCGCAGGCGAGCGGCAGCGCACGCC
It contains:
- a CDS encoding heavy metal translocating P-type ATPase, which gives rise to MSSPRSRLDYFVDGMDCASCVQKVERMVATLPGAAEVRTSFNRQTLSLALDEHQTPRATLERNLQALGYTPSRLSPSTAPAAQAIPGLHDHAGHVHEAPRPGQPWYATGQGRMVVTSGVLLALAWLLGFTEPGLATFGYVAATLIGVWPLARKAYASARLGDPFSINLLVSLAAIGAVLMGEAAEGAVVVFFFAVGELLEGIAAGRARAGIRALAALAPKSALLVESGQTREVPADSLAVGQTVQVNPGARVPADGTILSGTSSLDDSPVTGESVPVVKGAGHSVYAGSINQGGGLTVRVDRAAHDNTIARIVHLVEAAEGSRARTARFIDRFSRFYTPGVVAVSALVAVVPPLLLGAAWAPWLYKGLALLLIGCPCALVLSVPAAITSGISAGTRRGLLIKGGAALESIGSVKTVAFDKTGTLTAGRPRVTDVVGRDRNEVLRLAAAVESGSSHPLARAITDAARAAQLTLPAATDAQALPGRAVTAPVEGRFLSVSSPRHAAPRTPLPADLRAAVQTFEEQGRTAVVLLDGAAPLGVIALRDEPRPDAREAVEQLRRLGVNTVMLTGDNARTGQAIARDLGLDVHAELLPEDKLRLVADLRARGGVAMVGDGINDAPALARSDVGVAMGGGTDVALETADAALLGERVTGVADLVRLSRATLHNIRWNIAFALGLKLIFLVTTLLGSTNLWMAILADTGATALVTANALRLLRWKGGGGPQSSPPPPPPPPVGRPVPQHG
- a CDS encoding DinB family protein: MTQPGLDEQIAALRAALPTPEAVAAELDRELTAFAESLRAAEPHWHAPMPGRTWTPAQEAEHTILVNEGTARVVRLLLSDKPLRETPGQEGRTENGRRLAPQGTEPGPGEDLATLLARNEATRPLLAGVRAGPNPARTFHHPFLGPIDALDWLRMAAAQTRHHRTTLRAGLDRLSAGGHAAE
- a CDS encoding alpha/beta fold hydrolase encodes the protein MTAWPVQEGVFELGDLPVERGGVIRGARLAWQTHGALSPARDNVIVYPTSYTATHHTQSWLIGPGGILDPERYFIVIPDMFAGGLSSGADDTPDYPEVVTLRDNVLAQSRLLGEVFGVEQVAAVYGFSMGAMQAYHWAALFPERVERAIVVCGSARTALHNRVFLSGLLRTLEAAPEHLGRGRFSAEPRAALRAFAHIYAGWGLSQDFYRAELFRTALGHPDLETFLRAEWEEGFAGCRAANLYAQAVSWLHGDISAGDRYGGDLGRALAAIRARVLLLPGETDLYFRVADNAAELPHLRSGELRPIPGIWGHRAGSPAGLPEESAFLREAVRDWLAG
- a CDS encoding Ig-like domain-containing protein, which encodes MRRHAGLVLLSLTLAACSQQASTPTASNDLQFEAEAGTIQAFTTPQTVADPRNGGRIINDPNASGGKAVILLGTNDNVRFVVPGSVKAGRYTVSVRGKGENYKGWPTVDLNDAAQRRLAVATLDSATYVNRKFGEFDLKPGQVFNLSFINDLYEGRGKDRNAIVDYLVIEPVGTPPPPPPVNQAPTVTLRPIENGVLTPTIPNDEGSYPNTFVDDNNILLRADASDPDGKIARVEFYIGDRKLSEDTTAPYTLLIPRNIDADTTAQESFTARAVDDQGAVATSTEQRATFFSGSSALPVLRAINLGGPDVQIQSYEPLFFGPNFSAGGNAGITTNGTATVLPASVPLLPPPEPNREALVRSALSRQGGLEVNLPVPNAPLSIYLWVRAEDATSYDIQMEGQTVGRFDPSETGQWKRLGPINLTVNDGVLNVASTGTAIANFSAIEVYRRSRVGDVAPTVAFNPELPTFAPAGQPLTLSVDASDADGSVVKVEFYARRIVTEPVFKIGEVTGSPFSFVWQNPPSGVYRIRAVATDDSGLSSTTEDTVVFQ
- a CDS encoding putative bifunctional diguanylate cyclase/phosphodiesterase, yielding MFMPPGTRPSRLALALLAVVFAHLAWFVWPGHGGAFDRWLAETFYIPAFLLGAALCWRAGTRAGPEARPAWRAFGVGLAAFGVGQVVWTYLELVRQASPFPSVADVLFLSLPVAFALAFRRLPRAPLSRGAAVQLALDVALVTGSAALFSWRFLFTDVLTTYTGQPLALWVAFAYPALDLLLLALALLLVARQGGAPRRAAGLLALGLAALIVADSGFAYLSLQNVYRAGAWPDLFWSLGAALVGLASLGATPGPHPSPRTSEEARAWPLALTPYLAVVAATFLQLSTFGERGPEAWGVLVGGALLTLLVILRQGLAFAGNERLTRRLRALSGELETRVAERTAELRRQGGALDAANAELRALSAALETQVRERTAALEASHAQLAHLAQHDALTGLPNRALLEDRLTRATAHAARHGGLLAVLFVDLDGFKFVNDTLGHRPGDEVLTEVARRLTGAVRGCDTVARFGGDEFVVLLHDLAREEDAAAIAGRMLATFAQPFALSEHEVRVTASVGVSLSPRDGVEPAELLRHADVAMYQAKRHGKNAVRFFSPEMNAAARARADLETSLRGALARGEFALHYQPQFGPGGEVCGFEALLRWTHPDLGPVSPATFVGVAEDAGLIVPIGTWVLGEACRQNAAWQREGLPPVRVAVNVSPAQFAREDFVSVVRAALQGHGLEGRWLEVELTERLVVQDVEATARKMAELRALGVGVSVDDFGAGHSALAYLLRLPVSGLKIDRAFVRDLGEVPGAERVVGAIVALAHALGLEVVAEGVETAAQLRRLHALDCERTQGFLQGRPAPAAEARERLVAASGWAAVTGPLGR
- a CDS encoding ArsR/SmtB family transcription factor, whose translation is MAEHGRGENARARGDAVTVRPAAPRSGRETSTASQGDGCEATCVHPGAVARVRAALPGAQCVEDATTLLKVVADPTRFRILSALNVEELCVCDLAAVVGISESAVSHQLRLLRAHRLVTFRKEGRVAYYRLLDAHITGLIGGAVDHVRE